A stretch of Paenibacillus mucilaginosus 3016 DNA encodes these proteins:
- a CDS encoding phosphotransferase: MFCTSEERISSILAKYFTSPSWIVEEKESGVNNTTRYIRMNGALYVLRIYENHADEQKAAFEHAVLRALGEARLPYAVPQPCLSLEGGTYVFSGDGKLAVLFHYIEGERAELDIPEVALAAGEAVGQLTAALEQVKIADAPAYEPYYDIYHVHPLVSREVLRTWLEEMSGRGMKDEAESVRNALDGLEQSLPELLQLPVQLVHSDIVYGNMLASGDRITAVLDFEFVTPDWRAMELGVFLAELFPPDRLGSPEAEEACWQAAERALEGYGRAAGLTEAELQALPQLLLLRRLVLVPHFLGRSLAGVEAEDRAQYYLAGFAKIQRLIAEHGLRLTALAERYIRKERQA; this comes from the coding sequence ATGTTCTGCACATCCGAGGAGCGAATAAGCTCGATCCTTGCCAAATACTTCACAAGCCCGTCATGGATTGTCGAAGAAAAAGAGAGCGGTGTCAACAACACGACCCGATACATACGGATGAACGGGGCACTCTATGTGCTCCGCATCTATGAAAATCATGCGGACGAGCAGAAAGCGGCGTTCGAGCACGCCGTGCTGCGGGCCCTGGGCGAAGCCCGTCTGCCCTATGCCGTACCGCAGCCCTGTCTGTCTCTGGAAGGCGGAACGTATGTATTCTCAGGGGACGGCAAGCTGGCCGTGCTGTTCCATTACATCGAAGGGGAGCGGGCGGAGCTCGACATTCCGGAAGTGGCCCTGGCGGCCGGCGAAGCCGTAGGACAGCTCACGGCGGCACTGGAGCAGGTGAAGATTGCCGATGCCCCTGCGTACGAGCCTTATTATGACATTTACCATGTCCATCCGCTGGTAAGCCGGGAAGTACTGCGGACATGGCTGGAGGAGATGAGCGGCCGGGGCATGAAGGACGAGGCGGAAAGCGTCCGCAATGCATTGGACGGGCTGGAGCAGTCACTGCCGGAGCTGCTTCAGCTGCCGGTACAGCTCGTACACTCCGATATCGTGTACGGCAATATGCTGGCCTCCGGTGACCGGATCACCGCGGTCCTGGACTTTGAATTCGTTACGCCGGATTGGCGTGCGATGGAGCTTGGCGTCTTCCTCGCCGAGCTCTTCCCGCCGGACCGCCTCGGTTCGCCGGAAGCGGAAGAGGCCTGCTGGCAGGCGGCGGAGCGGGCGCTGGAAGGCTACGGCCGGGCAGCCGGCTTGACGGAGGCGGAGCTTCAGGCGCTGCCGCAGCTTTTGCTGCTCCGGCGGCTGGTGCTTGTGCCGCACTTTCTGGGCCGCAGCCTGGCGGGCGTGGAGGCGGAGGACCGGGCGCAGTATTATCTTGCAGGCTTCGCCAAAATTCAGCGCCTGATCGCGGAGCACGGGCTCCGGCTCACGGCGCTGGCGGAGCGTTATATTCGGAAGGAGCGGCAGGCATGA
- a CDS encoding YfhH family protein: protein MKKLYSQMTREEIEHEMKRLREEMEQAEFPSQKAVLESKYETAKSYTLDPADFPPGLYKVHNVQLPFHVVYLNGIMAWGTLDGREEASFPISMLTRFQA, encoded by the coding sequence ATGAAGAAACTGTACAGTCAGATGACACGCGAAGAAATTGAACACGAAATGAAGAGGCTCCGCGAAGAAATGGAGCAGGCCGAATTCCCAAGCCAGAAGGCCGTGCTTGAGAGCAAATATGAAACGGCGAAGTCCTATACACTCGATCCTGCGGATTTCCCGCCGGGTCTGTATAAAGTGCACAACGTGCAGCTGCCGTTTCATGTAGTCTACCTGAACGGCATTATGGCCTGGGGAACGCTGGACGGCCGGGAAGAAGCCAGCTTCCCGATCTCGATGCTGACCCGCTTCCAGGCATAA
- the mobA gene encoding molybdenum cofactor guanylyltransferase — MMTGIILAGGAMRRLRGREAGLLPYAEGTILERQLQVMESCCSEIILVTDDPRRYLEHVPRHVRVLADYYEGRGPLGGLHAGVALAQNNAVWVTGYAMPCVSPQAALRLLERMTREGNLACLPKGEQGLFPLHGVFSTRCLDPLEEVLQGEVSVQEWSALLDRLTISAVDEAELAAEGIEPGYMLRVRHAEDYWRALAQDAASRQ; from the coding sequence ATGATGACAGGAATCATTCTGGCGGGCGGTGCCATGCGGCGGTTAAGAGGAAGGGAAGCGGGTCTGCTGCCTTACGCGGAGGGCACGATCCTGGAGCGCCAGCTTCAGGTGATGGAATCCTGCTGCAGCGAGATCATCCTCGTGACGGACGATCCGCGGCGCTATCTGGAGCATGTGCCGAGGCATGTTCGCGTGCTTGCGGATTATTATGAAGGGCGGGGGCCACTGGGCGGGCTGCATGCAGGAGTGGCCCTGGCGCAGAATAACGCGGTCTGGGTCACGGGATACGCCATGCCGTGCGTGTCTCCGCAGGCGGCCCTGCGGCTTCTGGAGCGGATGACCCGGGAGGGGAATCTCGCCTGCCTGCCGAAGGGGGAGCAGGGGCTGTTCCCGCTGCACGGCGTCTTCTCGACGCGCTGCCTCGATCCGCTGGAGGAAGTGCTGCAGGGAGAGGTGTCCGTGCAGGAATGGAGCGCCCTGCTGGACCGGCTGACGATATCGGCGGTAGACGAGGCGGAATTGGCGGCAGAGGGGATCGAGCCGGGCTATATGCTGCGGGTCCGGCATGCGGAGGATTACTGGAGAGCTCTCGCCCAGGATGCGGCTTCGCGCCAATAA
- a CDS encoding sensor histidine kinase: MNANWIFYFFTGAVCLSSLYYDQSPNPVLLVLAASAYALSLLKKQPGLPLRGVQLLLLVVFHYMSASWWILVLYYLHMSFLAYRLHRLWAALVVNGALMAAFSAVTLIHTPIHRDTSLLILFAAVSCLALSFLFRSYIHDIEKQKQRLSNEKKHLSTHDALTGLYNFQEFHRQLEGLAGAGNPFILVLIDCKDLKSLNTTNGFQGVNRILKQAAQLLRIMFPDACLISRYGGDEFALVVQAEDLEENHQRMTQLLASEFPRLAAIEVNFGMACYPQEGQHKDDLILVAEHNLYLMKRDSWLKREEHMLRSEKLRVVGELASGMAHEIRNPLTTVKGFLQLSKAGDYNVEPWYDLIMDEINRMSMLTAEFLQFSRPHVTQYKVQSITGCIHRIIQLLESESTRLGHEIHFEHPGQDLRMLMDQDKMLQLLLNLVKNAYEAMPEQGIVDIRLGARDGMAVIEIADNGKGIPETELDKIFIPFYTTKDSGTGLGLSICHKIVQDHEGVIEVESVLGLGTKFTITLPLTEAEEQPGEPLITTSRPTISV; the protein is encoded by the coding sequence ATGAACGCGAACTGGATTTTCTACTTTTTCACAGGTGCAGTCTGTCTGTCTTCCCTGTACTATGATCAATCGCCGAATCCCGTACTGCTTGTGCTTGCGGCATCGGCGTATGCCCTCTCCCTGTTGAAGAAGCAGCCCGGCCTGCCGCTGCGCGGAGTGCAGCTGCTCCTGCTTGTCGTCTTTCACTACATGAGCGCTTCCTGGTGGATCCTGGTGCTCTACTATCTGCACATGAGCTTCCTCGCTTACCGGCTCCACCGTCTGTGGGCGGCCCTGGTGGTGAATGGCGCCCTAATGGCCGCCTTCTCGGCCGTCACGCTGATCCATACGCCGATTCACCGTGACACCTCCCTGCTCATCCTGTTTGCAGCCGTGAGCTGCCTGGCGCTCTCCTTCCTCTTCCGCAGCTACATCCACGATATCGAGAAGCAAAAACAGCGCCTGAGCAATGAGAAAAAACATCTCAGCACCCATGACGCGCTTACCGGACTCTATAACTTTCAGGAATTCCACCGTCAGCTCGAGGGGCTGGCGGGGGCCGGGAACCCTTTTATTCTCGTGCTCATCGATTGCAAAGACCTCAAGTCCCTGAACACTACGAACGGCTTTCAGGGCGTGAACCGCATCCTGAAGCAGGCCGCGCAGCTCCTGCGGATCATGTTCCCGGACGCTTGTCTCATCTCCCGCTACGGCGGAGACGAATTCGCCCTTGTCGTCCAGGCGGAGGACCTGGAAGAGAACCACCAGCGGATGACCCAGCTGCTCGCTTCGGAATTCCCCAGGCTTGCGGCCATCGAAGTAAATTTCGGCATGGCCTGCTACCCCCAGGAAGGACAGCACAAAGACGACCTGATCCTGGTCGCCGAACACAATCTGTATCTGATGAAGCGGGACAGCTGGCTGAAACGGGAGGAGCATATGCTGCGAAGCGAGAAGCTTCGTGTGGTGGGGGAGCTTGCCTCGGGCATGGCGCATGAAATCCGCAACCCGCTGACGACGGTGAAAGGCTTCCTGCAGCTGTCCAAAGCGGGGGATTACAACGTGGAACCCTGGTATGACCTCATCATGGACGAAATCAACCGGATGAGCATGCTGACGGCCGAGTTTCTTCAGTTCTCGCGGCCCCATGTCACCCAGTATAAGGTGCAGTCCATCACCGGCTGCATCCACCGGATCATTCAGCTGCTCGAATCGGAGTCCACGCGGCTCGGGCACGAGATTCATTTTGAACATCCCGGCCAGGATCTCCGGATGCTGATGGACCAGGACAAGATGCTGCAGCTGCTGCTGAACCTGGTCAAGAACGCCTACGAGGCCATGCCCGAACAGGGGATCGTCGACATTCGCCTCGGAGCCCGTGACGGGATGGCCGTCATCGAGATTGCCGACAACGGCAAAGGCATCCCCGAAACGGAACTCGATAAAATTTTTATACCTTTCTATACCACCAAAGATTCCGGCACCGGGCTCGGCCTTTCGATCTGCCACAAGATCGTACAGGATCACGAGGGTGTCATCGAGGTCGAGAGCGTGCTCGGCCTGGGCACCAAATTCACCATTACTCTACCGCTCACGGAAGCGGAAGAGCAGCCCGGCGAGCCGCTGATTACGACAAGCCGGCCAACGATTTCCGTATAA
- a CDS encoding Crp/Fnr family transcriptional regulator: MTDTKQGGMIRHKANSECFSSQNLDRLKATMYEMNVKAGDHLFWEGDPADKLYYVKSGSVRITKDSGDGKHFILYTHGEGDLFGQLDPFQASLHSFNAETLEDSVIGAIQQKDLDTLLWQHGDLAVEFMKWMGLMHRMTQTKFRDLMMFGKPGALCSTLIRLCNSYGEKQGDAIRITRKVTNTELAEMIGSTRESVNRMLSDLKKADVVTLEGGYTIVKDLSYLRDICQCENCPLDMCRI, encoded by the coding sequence ATGACAGACACCAAACAAGGCGGCATGATCCGCCATAAAGCGAACTCGGAGTGCTTCTCCTCACAGAACCTCGACCGGCTCAAGGCAACCATGTACGAGATGAACGTAAAAGCCGGTGACCACCTCTTCTGGGAAGGCGATCCGGCTGATAAGCTGTACTATGTCAAAAGCGGAAGTGTGCGCATCACCAAGGACAGCGGTGACGGCAAACACTTTATTCTCTATACCCACGGGGAGGGAGACCTCTTCGGCCAGCTGGATCCGTTCCAGGCCTCCCTGCACAGCTTCAATGCCGAGACGCTGGAAGACAGTGTCATCGGGGCCATCCAGCAGAAGGATCTGGACACCCTCCTCTGGCAGCATGGCGACCTTGCCGTGGAATTCATGAAATGGATGGGACTCATGCACCGGATGACCCAGACCAAATTCCGCGACCTGATGATGTTCGGCAAGCCGGGTGCGCTCTGCTCCACGCTGATCCGTCTGTGCAACTCCTACGGGGAAAAGCAGGGCGACGCCATCCGCATCACCCGCAAGGTAACGAACACGGAGCTGGCCGAGATGATCGGCTCCACCCGGGAGAGCGTGAACCGGATGCTCAGCGACCTCAAGAAAGCCGATGTCGTCACCCTCGAGGGCGGGTATACCATCGTCAAGGATCTCTCCTATCTAAGGGACATCTGCCAGTGCGAAAACTGCCCGCTGGACATGTGCCGCATCTGA
- a CDS encoding divergent PAP2 family protein: MNRALWTSIAGIGAAQALKVPMKLRQTGRIEWKDLFGTGGMPSSHSAAVVSLATYVGLKKGFASIPFALSTILSLIVMYDAMGIRRHAGLIAEEVNDIGAALLKLTNPAMREPGDKPKEELEESLGHLPEEVLGGALLGMAVGWLSYASERRNDPLQQAAELWNGLIRKSLAGLS, encoded by the coding sequence ATGAACCGGGCGTTATGGACGTCCATTGCCGGGATCGGTGCCGCGCAGGCGCTCAAGGTCCCGATGAAGCTGCGACAGACCGGACGGATCGAGTGGAAGGATCTGTTCGGCACCGGAGGGATGCCAAGCTCCCATTCGGCTGCGGTAGTGTCGCTCGCCACCTATGTGGGCCTCAAGAAAGGATTCGCTTCCATTCCGTTCGCCCTGTCGACGATTCTCAGCCTCATCGTCATGTACGATGCCATGGGCATCCGCCGGCATGCCGGACTGATCGCCGAAGAGGTCAACGATATCGGTGCGGCTCTGCTCAAGCTTACGAACCCGGCGATGCGAGAGCCGGGGGATAAGCCCAAGGAAGAACTGGAAGAGAGCCTGGGGCACCTGCCGGAAGAAGTGCTCGGCGGTGCGCTCCTCGGCATGGCGGTCGGCTGGCTCAGCTACGCGTCCGAGCGGCGCAATGATCCGCTTCAGCAGGCTGCCGAGCTGTGGAACGGACTTATACGGAAATCGTTGGCCGGCTTGTCGTAA